Proteins encoded in a region of the Stieleria neptunia genome:
- a CDS encoding coiled-coil domain-containing protein, with amino-acid sequence MSVKEIAQNVDESQQRMRQLLAMLDTGHDLGDTARQELSDHVPQLDEVTGEIAEHFRSISEYVESSDVEQSAGEVTKALSELTESAEQIAEQLESTHDEFVSNATSAREEIASTLETLEAALETISSSLEEATQQLGEAKVTVETISASSEQTFALVTETAEGFQTDLEETVSTVDSAFETLVSQTRDTILAAINELFDSLEEAIETGIRGEMAEAVSSFGEELTELQEDLDGEIDNLGEQLIERVEQTFSNLTEYAQQQAETEVSEALEQLIQEILTAFAAEIVQAISMTSVGVSTTGSLSAILPYLVTVKKLLELINDAMDMIPG; translated from the coding sequence GTGAGTGTCAAAGAAATTGCTCAAAACGTTGATGAATCCCAACAACGGATGCGTCAACTCTTGGCGATGTTGGATACAGGGCACGACCTGGGGGATACCGCTCGCCAGGAACTGTCGGATCATGTGCCGCAACTGGACGAAGTCACCGGAGAAATTGCCGAACATTTTCGGTCGATCTCTGAATACGTCGAATCGTCCGACGTGGAGCAGTCCGCTGGTGAAGTCACCAAGGCCTTGTCTGAGCTCACTGAATCGGCTGAACAAATCGCCGAACAGCTTGAGTCCACCCATGACGAGTTTGTTTCCAACGCGACATCGGCTCGGGAAGAGATTGCCTCCACACTGGAAACGTTGGAGGCCGCGTTAGAAACGATCAGCTCCAGTCTGGAGGAAGCAACGCAACAGTTGGGCGAGGCGAAAGTGACTGTTGAAACCATCTCTGCCTCCAGCGAACAAACCTTTGCACTAGTCACCGAAACGGCGGAAGGGTTCCAGACAGATCTTGAAGAAACTGTTTCAACCGTTGATTCGGCCTTTGAGACTTTGGTTTCGCAAACACGGGACACCATCCTTGCCGCGATCAATGAACTGTTCGACTCGCTCGAAGAAGCGATCGAAACCGGGATTCGCGGCGAGATGGCAGAGGCCGTCAGCAGTTTTGGCGAGGAACTGACTGAACTGCAAGAAGACCTGGATGGTGAAATCGACAACTTAGGTGAGCAGCTCATTGAACGGGTCGAACAGACCTTCAGCAACCTCACCGAATACGCGCAACAACAAGCGGAAACCGAGGTCTCCGAAGCCCTGGAACAATTGATCCAGGAAATTCTGACCGCGTTCGCCGCCGAGATTGTCCAGGCCATTTCGATGACGTCCGTTGGTGTCTCAACCACGGGTTCGTTGTCGGCCATCCTGCCATACCTTGTCACGGTCAAAAAACTACTGGAACTCATCAACGACGCCATGGACATGATCCCGGGCTAA